The Deinococcus aquaticus genomic interval AACCGTGAATACCTGTGACCAGCGGACGCCACCGCCTTCGCCGTCCCCGGTGTACGTCCAGAGAATGGCGGGCGTGCCGTTGACGCGGATGGTTTTCTCACCCAGCATCTTCAGTTTCGGCACTTCCTTAATGAGCTGCCCGGCGAACAGGTCCCGGAAGTCGGCCAGAGTCGCCTTGATGGACGGTTCGACGTCCTGCGTGCGGACAGTCACGGTGGGCCGGAGCGCTCCGACCGTCTTGAACGCGAAGGCCACGTCGGTATCCGGAACGTTCTTCAGGGGAGTCCAGCCAGCCGGCACGCGGAGACTGAAGCCCCGGTCGCTCCGGGCCGTGATGGCCTCAATGGTCTTCTGTTCCGCCGTGGTGGGCGCGGCGGCGGGAGCGGTCTGAGCAGACGCCGTACCGGTCAGGGCGGGCGTGGCGAGCAGGGCGAGGGTCAGGAGGGCGCGCTTCATGCGGCTCAGGGTAGTGCCTGAAGGTGAGCCGAATCTGACGCCGCGCCGGGTGTGCGCGGTCCATGGAAGGCGGCCTGGCCTCCCGACAGGTGCAGGTGGTGGGTCAGGCCGGCCGGCGCGTCGGAGGCGCGGTGCGCGACGATCAGCAGGTGCGTGCCGCCGCGCACGAGGTCCGGCAGCAAGCCCAGGAACGCGG includes:
- a CDS encoding PsbP-related protein, whose amino-acid sequence is MKRALLTLALLATPALTGTASAQTAPAAAPTTAEQKTIEAITARSDRGFSLRVPAGWTPLKNVPDTDVAFAFKTVGALRPTVTVRTQDVEPSIKATLADFRDLFAGQLIKEVPKLKMLGEKTIRVNGTPAILWTYTGDGEGGGVRWSQVFTVKNNRLYTVTLMIPNGAPADLIESGREILNSFALTGK